One stretch of Arachis duranensis cultivar V14167 chromosome 1, aradu.V14167.gnm2.J7QH, whole genome shotgun sequence DNA includes these proteins:
- the LOC107470717 gene encoding uncharacterized protein LOC107470717: MEETTAPEEQLPEKNTSSSSSSSVEEMDVDSPKAEAKADDKSKQSRGREEDDKVQPGDDKATDSKKQKVDDRKGKAKVDEQSEEKKKEKKKKKDIPTGPVKLGYRTFDSSVDMFDYFYNFLHFWPLNVNVNKYEHEMLLELSGPSKCACTPRGWAGASSSSGRMDLRKIFASANVCIVFFHCRMRCFRNLEWTPTYAAEVSTPNREGLPLPDQETDFSEIFTLRCVVHTSS; the protein is encoded by the exons ATGGAGGAAACCACCGCGCCGGAAGAACAGCTCCCGGAGAAAAAcacatcctcctcctcctcctcctccgtTGAAGAAATGGACGTGGACAGCCCCAAAGCAGAGGCCAAAGCGGACGACAAGTCTAAACAGAGTCGTGGTCGCGAGGAAGATGATAAGGTCCAGCCAGGCGACGACAAAGCTACTGATTCGAAGAAGCAGAAGGTAGATGACAGAAAGGGGAAAGCCAaagttgatgaacaaagtgaagagaagaagaaggagaaaaagaagaagaaggatatACCAACCGGTCCAGTGAAACTGGGTTACAGGACCTTCGATTCTTCGGTGGACATGTTCGATTACTTCTACAACTTTCTTCATTTCTGGCCCCTTAATGTCAACGTCAACAAG TATGAACATGAAATGTTGCTGGAATTG TCCGGTCCTTCCAAGTGCGCATGCACCCCACGTGGATGGGCAGGTGCTTCGTCCTCATCAGGGAGGATGGATCTGAGGAAGATTTTCGCTTCCGCAAATGTGTGCATAGTATTCTTCCATTGCCGGATGAGATGCTTCCGCAACCTGGAGTGGACACCTACTTACGCAGCAGAAGTAAGTACTCCAAACAGGGAGGGCCTGCCGCTGCCGGATCAGGAAACTGATTTCTCAGAGATCTTCACTCTTCGCTGTGTTGTGCATACTTCCTCTTAA